One segment of Bradyrhizobium sp. CB2312 DNA contains the following:
- a CDS encoding Zn-dependent hydrolase — translation MTSEPLINADRLWTRLMSLAEIGATPAGGVNRQALSDGEIAAWRRVIGWALEARLTPSTDAAGNLFLTLAGRDRAAPPLLLGSHLDSQPTGGKFDGAAGVMAALEAVVSLAGKGETPVRDVVVVAWMNEEGSRFAPGMMGSEAFTGERGMDAIRAARDADGISVGEALDGLHQAFPDIPHRPLGFAAGAYLELHIEQGPLLEAAGCTIGVVTGIQGKKTFQVVVEGAEGHAGTLAQQERRDALAAFAEVASALHAEIGAIDADIKFTIGRVAVVPNAPSVVPSRVSFSIDLRHPDNVVLDAAAARIKTLCQEKAPPCSVTVTPLVDAPSNVFDPRLRASIAKAARERGHSAMAILSAAGHDARHLAKVCPAAMIFIPCRNGASHVEHEWAEPDHVAAGTAVLAQVLRELAFAPAIEA, via the coding sequence ATGACGAGCGAGCCTCTGATCAACGCCGACCGGCTCTGGACTCGCTTGATGTCGCTCGCCGAGATCGGTGCGACGCCGGCCGGTGGTGTCAACCGCCAGGCGCTGAGCGACGGTGAGATCGCCGCCTGGCGCCGTGTCATCGGCTGGGCGCTGGAAGCAAGACTGACGCCGTCGACGGACGCTGCGGGAAATTTGTTCCTGACGCTGGCGGGCCGCGATCGCGCCGCGCCGCCGCTGCTGCTCGGCAGTCATCTCGACAGCCAGCCGACCGGCGGCAAGTTCGACGGCGCGGCCGGTGTGATGGCGGCCTTGGAGGCGGTGGTCTCGTTGGCCGGGAAAGGCGAGACGCCCGTGCGCGACGTCGTCGTCGTCGCCTGGATGAACGAGGAGGGCTCGCGCTTTGCGCCGGGCATGATGGGCTCGGAGGCCTTTACCGGCGAGCGGGGCATGGACGCGATCCGCGCCGCGCGCGACGCGGATGGCATCAGCGTCGGCGAGGCGCTCGACGGCCTCCACCAGGCTTTCCCCGATATCCCGCACAGGCCCCTCGGCTTTGCCGCCGGGGCCTATCTCGAACTGCACATCGAGCAGGGACCGCTGCTGGAAGCGGCCGGCTGCACCATCGGTGTCGTCACCGGCATCCAGGGCAAGAAGACCTTTCAGGTGGTGGTCGAGGGTGCCGAGGGCCATGCCGGCACGCTGGCGCAGCAGGAACGGCGCGATGCGCTCGCGGCCTTTGCGGAGGTCGCGAGCGCACTTCATGCCGAGATCGGCGCCATCGATGCCGACATCAAGTTCACCATTGGCCGGGTCGCCGTCGTGCCTAACGCGCCGTCCGTGGTGCCGTCGCGCGTCAGCTTCAGCATCGATCTGCGCCATCCTGACAATGTCGTGCTCGATGCGGCGGCTGCGCGCATCAAAACTCTATGCCAGGAGAAGGCCCCGCCGTGCTCGGTTACGGTGACGCCGCTCGTGGATGCGCCGTCGAACGTCTTCGATCCGCGCCTGCGCGCGAGCATCGCGAAGGCTGCGCGGGAGCGGGGGCATTCCGCCATGGCGATCCTTTCTGCCGCGGGTCACGATGCCCGTCATCTGGCCAAGGTCTGCCCGGCTGCGATGATCTTCATCCCGTGCCGCAACGGCGCGAGCCATGTGGAGCATGAATGGGCTGAACCCGATCATGTCGCGGCCGGTACCGCCGTGCTGGCACAGGTGCTGCGCGAACTCGCCTTCGCGCCTGCCATCGAGGCGTGA